The following are encoded together in the Phaseolus vulgaris cultivar G19833 chromosome 9, P. vulgaris v2.0, whole genome shotgun sequence genome:
- the LOC137822074 gene encoding general transcription and DNA repair factor IIH subunit TFB5-like: protein MVNATKGVFISCDVPMAQYIINMNASLPASDKFIIHVLDSTHMFVQPHVELMIRSQIAKFREDNTYVKPT, encoded by the exons ATGGTCAATGCCACTAAAGGAGTCTTCATTTCCTG TGACGTTCCCATGGCACAATATATCATCAATATGAATGCTTCATTGCCTGCATCTGATAAGTTCATTATACATGTCTTGGATAGCACCCACATGTTTGTCCAACCTCATGTTGAGTTAATGATACGAAGTCAAATCGCCAAGTTTAGAGAGGACAACACATATGTCAAGCCTACTTGA
- the LOC137822073 gene encoding prefoldin subunit 6-like, protein MISASFKRNELVLKELDLLREDANVYKLIGPVLVKQDLAEANANVRKRIEYISAELKRLDATVQDLEEKQNSKRDTILKLQQRIQSVQAGKGKA, encoded by the exons ATGATCTCAGCAAGCTTCAAAAGG AACGAGCTCGTCCTTAAG GAACTTGATTTGTTGAGAGAAGACGCAAATGTTTATAAGTTGATTGGGCCAGTACTTGTTAAGCAAGATTTGGCTGAGGCCAATGCAAATGTCCGCAAGAGAATCGAATACATCTCCGCTGAATT GAAGCGGCTTGATGCCACTGTTCAAGATTTGGAAGAGAAACAAAATAGCAAGAGAGATACG ATACTAAAATTGCAACAAAGGATTCAATCTGTTCAGGCTGGGAAAGGAAAGGCATAG
- the LOC137822077 gene encoding uncharacterized protein has product MAGSGSSMLYSFLLFTVILSLQEMYRGKLASSELFTILGGFISSLLFLVVLTFIGNFQETIGAKTGWGAVIVAEAVALIAASTVHRVCITTCFLFSAGLLYEVNKISGSAVSTSDTRTKKQSGRA; this is encoded by the exons ATGGCGGGATCTGGAAGTTCCATGCTGTattcctttcttctcttcacAGTCATTCTTTCCCTTCAAGAAATGTACCGTGGGAAACTAGCATCATCAGAACTATTCACTATACTGGGAGGCTTCATCAGCTCTCTCCTATTTCTTGTGGTCCTAACT TTCATTGGAAATTTTCAGGAAACAATTGGTGCAAAAACCGGTTGGGGTGCTG tcATAGTTGCAGAAGCAGTTGCTTTGATTGCTGCAAGCACTGTTCACCGAGTTTGTATCACTACTTG TTTCCTGTTCTCGGCTGGATTGCTGTACGAGGTTAACAAGATTTCTGGGTCTGCTGTTTCAACAAGTGACACCAGGACTAAAAAGCAAAGTGGAAGAGCTTAA